A genome region from Haloarcula ordinaria includes the following:
- a CDS encoding HalOD1 output domain-containing protein: MIRVVEAVSSRLDTPPNELPPLNETIDAVGLDRLCTSGPNSLEVSFPYAGLEVTVTGGEEVTLSALSD, encoded by the coding sequence GTCAGTTCGCGGTTGGATACGCCACCGAACGAACTGCCGCCCCTGAACGAGACAATTGACGCTGTCGGACTCGACCGCCTCTGTACTTCTGGACCAAACTCGCTGGAGGTTTCCTTTCCGTACGCAGGTCTGGAAGTCACAGTCACCGGTGGAGAAGAGGTTACGCTTTCAGCCCTCTCAGACTGA